In Synechococcus sp. RS9909, one genomic interval encodes:
- a CDS encoding Gfo/Idh/MocA family protein, with amino-acid sequence MTDPMVPVKVGVIGIGNMGWHHARVLSLLKDAELVGVADPDAKRGQLATEQFACRWFADYNAMLTEVEAVCIAVPTLLHQAVGLACLDAGLHVLIEKPIAASQDEAATLIAAASRNGRLLQVGHIERFNPAFRELTKVVANEEVVVLEARRHSPHADRANDVSVVLDLMIHDLDLVLELARAPVVRLAAAGGASAEGPLDYVNATLGFANGVVASLTASKMSHRKIRSLSAHCRASLVETDFLNHTLHIHRRAHEWYSADHGELLYRNDGFIEEVSTTSIEPLYAELEHFLQCVRGRETPAVDGQQASRALRLADLIEQAVAHPGMGVPLSEPI; translated from the coding sequence ATGACCGACCCCATGGTTCCGGTGAAGGTCGGCGTGATCGGCATCGGCAACATGGGGTGGCACCACGCCCGGGTGCTCAGCTTGCTCAAGGACGCGGAGCTGGTCGGCGTTGCAGATCCCGACGCCAAGCGGGGCCAGCTGGCCACTGAACAGTTCGCGTGTCGCTGGTTCGCGGATTACAACGCGATGCTCACGGAGGTGGAGGCGGTCTGCATCGCGGTGCCCACCCTGCTCCACCAGGCCGTTGGTCTGGCCTGTCTGGATGCCGGCCTGCATGTGCTGATCGAAAAGCCGATCGCCGCCAGCCAGGACGAGGCCGCCACCCTGATCGCGGCGGCCAGCCGCAACGGTCGCCTGCTTCAGGTGGGTCACATCGAGCGCTTCAATCCCGCCTTCCGCGAACTCACCAAGGTGGTGGCCAATGAGGAAGTGGTGGTGCTCGAGGCACGGCGCCACAGTCCCCATGCCGATCGCGCCAACGATGTGTCGGTGGTGCTGGATCTGATGATTCACGACCTCGACCTTGTGCTGGAGCTGGCCAGGGCGCCGGTCGTGCGCCTCGCTGCTGCCGGTGGAGCCAGCGCTGAAGGACCGCTGGATTACGTGAATGCCACGCTCGGATTCGCCAACGGTGTGGTGGCGAGCCTCACCGCCAGCAAGATGAGTCACCGCAAGATCCGCAGCCTCAGCGCCCACTGCCGGGCCAGCCTGGTGGAAACCGATTTCCTCAATCACACCCTTCACATTCATCGGCGCGCCCACGAGTGGTATTCCGCTGATCATGGTGAGTTGCTCTATCGCAACGATGGCTTCATCGAGGAGGTGAGCACCACCTCGATCGAACCGCTTTACGCCGAACTGGAGCACTTCCTGCAGTGTGTTCGCGGCCGTGAAACGCCGGCAGTGGACGGTCAGCAGGCTTCACGCGCCCTGCGTCTGGCCGATCTGATCGAACAGGCCGTCGCCCACCCCGGCATGGGCGTTCCCCTCAGCGAGCCGATCTGA
- a CDS encoding glycoside hydrolase family 15 protein, translated as MVLSPPTSLSPHTRSDDERWALLDSLDAAIDRVVLQRQHPITGLLPASTAHTVHGNYGDAWVRDCVYSIQCVWGLALAHRRLNNGHTSRSWELEQRVLALMRGVLNAMMRQAEKVERFKQSLDPLDALHAKYDTASGDTVVPDDGWGHLQMDATSLFLLQLAQLTRGGLTVLRSRHEADFIQNLIYYVARAYRVPDYGIWERGDKGNHGLPERNASSIGMAKAALEALDGLDLFGVHGDGSLQVLIPQGAVVRLRRALQGLLPRESASKEADSACLSVVGYPAWAVEDPQLVQRTCERIRRLLGGAYGYKRFLRDGHQTVVEDVSRLHYERDELATFEGIESEWPLFLAYELVTACCEERWEEACHWRERLNVLAVDRDGQRLYPELYLVPEAAVELERRSPGSQRRQANDNIPLLWTQSLAWLGEMLLNGLLLPEDLDPCGRRLPKPLGAEEVLVALIPGTSAVAERLQGLGLPVSDPDHGPIRVLPSEHLSERLQQLGANPALGLSGHPPLRAETAATARFYRQGEEQLAFLPAVLEEDTYYLADDPEQLVDTVVNELHLLQRHWRGAGAPLLLIPIEPTLLERGLESVQQLATRLASGELEGVAVQLAPLEDLASQGQWLLLPEPTQAPITRPAVAASSAAALLQASTDLQDLTAAQEQELDEISLPELRERLWSSSSLREQAEVLELLHRHLGDAAILQAPGGAPVELRSLLEEIYHRGLNQQDWNVVRRCAGVLGLVHPQLEDALIDLLARQKTVVVGRSYSSDSLLATPLSSALIAAGIRRTCGHDTREQALQQELLLALDGIARREPQRLSGTLTLQLGQLMLMLTSELAAETGRSQDEAFEALCSEPPHAIGSRLRAVLTDLDQAHASLQRNEQLHLRGPVQWAVPAPLEEPPSGGDWLQHRIRLGSLQRVPKDFHAGIWSLLQHCRGLVIGDKLERRNRLTSALLLEKTAGERNFATLVEHLLSRIPAPEYRQLCTECLLSLMAFVATNPSVHIDDDVALDVVIGHAVRVGWSLSHPEIEPSAYGAHKAEAWDHFYRASPADCRRWQIAALRELIRSAR; from the coding sequence ATGGTTCTGTCGCCCCCCACCTCCCTCAGCCCCCACACTCGCTCCGACGACGAGCGCTGGGCCTTGCTGGACAGCCTGGATGCGGCGATCGACCGGGTGGTGCTGCAGCGTCAGCATCCGATCACCGGCCTGCTGCCCGCCAGCACGGCCCACACCGTGCATGGCAATTACGGCGATGCCTGGGTGCGCGACTGCGTGTATTCGATCCAGTGCGTCTGGGGCCTGGCCTTAGCCCACCGACGCCTGAACAACGGCCACACCAGCCGGTCGTGGGAGCTGGAGCAGCGTGTGCTGGCCCTGATGCGTGGGGTGCTGAACGCGATGATGCGCCAGGCCGAAAAGGTGGAGCGGTTCAAGCAGAGCCTCGATCCCCTCGATGCTCTCCACGCCAAATACGACACCGCCAGCGGCGACACCGTCGTGCCCGATGACGGCTGGGGGCATCTCCAGATGGATGCCACCTCCCTGTTCCTGCTTCAGCTCGCCCAGCTCACACGCGGCGGACTGACGGTGCTGCGCAGCCGCCATGAAGCGGACTTCATTCAGAACCTGATCTACTACGTCGCTCGGGCCTATCGGGTTCCCGACTACGGCATCTGGGAACGGGGCGACAAAGGCAACCACGGCCTGCCGGAACGGAATGCCAGCTCGATCGGCATGGCCAAGGCGGCACTGGAGGCCCTCGATGGTCTCGACCTTTTCGGTGTGCATGGCGATGGCAGCCTGCAGGTGCTGATTCCCCAGGGAGCGGTGGTGCGCCTGCGCCGGGCCCTGCAGGGGTTGCTGCCGCGCGAATCCGCCAGCAAGGAAGCCGACAGTGCCTGCCTTTCGGTGGTGGGCTACCCGGCCTGGGCGGTCGAGGATCCCCAGCTGGTGCAACGCACCTGCGAGCGGATCCGCCGCCTGCTCGGAGGCGCCTATGGCTACAAACGATTTCTGCGCGACGGCCATCAGACCGTGGTGGAGGACGTGAGCCGGCTGCATTACGAGCGCGATGAGTTGGCCACCTTCGAGGGGATCGAGTCGGAATGGCCCCTGTTCCTCGCGTATGAACTGGTCACCGCCTGCTGCGAAGAACGCTGGGAGGAGGCGTGCCACTGGCGCGAGCGCCTGAACGTTCTTGCCGTTGACCGGGATGGACAACGGCTGTATCCCGAGCTCTACCTGGTGCCGGAAGCGGCCGTGGAGCTGGAACGCCGCTCGCCCGGCAGTCAGCGCCGTCAGGCCAACGACAACATCCCCCTGCTCTGGACCCAGAGCCTGGCCTGGCTGGGCGAGATGCTGCTCAACGGCCTGCTCCTCCCGGAGGATCTGGACCCATGTGGCCGCCGCTTGCCCAAGCCCCTTGGCGCCGAAGAGGTGCTGGTGGCCCTGATTCCCGGCACATCAGCCGTGGCGGAGCGCCTGCAAGGCCTCGGGCTGCCGGTGAGCGACCCAGACCATGGCCCGATCCGGGTGCTGCCATCGGAGCACCTGAGCGAGCGGTTGCAGCAACTCGGTGCGAACCCGGCCCTCGGGCTGAGTGGCCATCCGCCGCTCCGCGCTGAAACCGCCGCCACGGCACGGTTCTATCGACAGGGAGAGGAACAGCTGGCCTTCCTGCCGGCCGTGCTGGAGGAAGACACCTACTACCTGGCGGATGACCCCGAACAGTTGGTGGACACGGTGGTGAATGAACTGCATCTGCTGCAGCGCCACTGGCGTGGTGCCGGCGCCCCCCTGTTGCTGATTCCGATCGAGCCCACGCTGCTGGAACGGGGACTCGAGAGTGTGCAGCAGCTGGCCACCCGGTTAGCCAGCGGAGAGCTGGAGGGGGTGGCCGTGCAGCTCGCCCCGCTCGAAGACCTGGCGAGCCAGGGGCAGTGGCTGCTGCTGCCCGAACCGACCCAGGCCCCCATCACCAGGCCCGCCGTCGCGGCATCGAGCGCTGCCGCCCTGCTGCAGGCCTCCACCGACCTGCAGGATCTCACCGCCGCCCAGGAACAGGAGCTGGATGAAATCTCCCTGCCGGAACTGCGCGAGCGCCTCTGGAGCAGCTCCTCACTGCGCGAGCAGGCGGAGGTGCTGGAACTGCTGCATCGCCACCTAGGGGATGCAGCGATCCTTCAGGCGCCCGGTGGCGCCCCGGTGGAGCTGCGCAGCCTGCTGGAGGAGATCTATCACCGCGGCCTGAATCAGCAAGACTGGAATGTGGTGCGCCGCTGCGCCGGTGTGCTGGGCCTGGTGCACCCGCAACTGGAGGATGCCCTGATCGATCTGCTCGCCCGCCAGAAAACCGTGGTGGTGGGCCGTAGCTACAGCAGTGATTCCCTGCTCGCCACCCCCCTCTCCAGCGCCTTGATCGCCGCCGGGATCCGCCGCACCTGCGGCCACGACACCCGGGAACAGGCCCTGCAGCAGGAGCTGCTGCTGGCCCTCGATGGCATTGCCCGACGGGAACCGCAGCGGCTCAGCGGCACGCTGACGCTGCAGCTCGGACAGCTGATGCTCATGCTCACCTCGGAGCTGGCAGCAGAAACAGGACGCAGTCAGGACGAAGCCTTTGAAGCTCTCTGCAGCGAACCACCCCACGCGATTGGCAGCCGCCTGCGGGCCGTGCTGACCGATCTGGACCAGGCCCACGCCTCCCTGCAGCGCAACGAACAATTGCATCTGCGTGGCCCGGTGCAGTGGGCCGTTCCGGCGCCCCTGGAGGAACCGCCCAGTGGTGGCGACTGGTTGCAACACCGCATCCGGCTGGGCTCGCTGCAACGGGTGCCCAAGGATTTCCATGCCGGGATCTGGTCGCTGCTGCAGCACTGCCGCGGCCTGGTGATCGGCGACAAACTCGAACGTCGCAACCGGCTCACTAGTGCCCTGCTGCTGGAGAAAACAGCCGGAGAGCGCAATTTCGCCACCCTGGTGGAGCACCTGCTCAGCCGGATCCCCGCCCCGGAATACCGGCAGCTGTGCACCGAATGCCTGCTCTCCCTGATGGCCTTCGTGGCCACCAACCCCTCCGTGCACATCGACGATGACGTCGCCCTCGATGTAGTGATCGGCCATGCCGTTCGCGTTGGCTGGTCGCTCTCCCATCCAGAGATCGAACCCAGTGCTTACGGAGCCCACAAGGCGGAAGCCTGGGATCACTTCTACCGGGCGTCCCCGGCGGATTGCCGCCGCTGGCAGATCGCTGCGCTGCGCGAGCTGATCAGATCGGCTCGCTGA
- a CDS encoding sigma factor: MQHRDIAVTVAGNISRRTGHPKEDLEQIAMLGIIQAARRYSQERGSFRPYARTYANGEVYHYLRDKGFLIKVPASWRELYARGQKLMRMGTIAGEVPERLEVSRERWGEIVVACSQRVVAFEVGEE, translated from the coding sequence ATGCAGCACCGCGACATTGCTGTCACCGTAGCCGGCAATATCTCCCGCCGAACCGGTCACCCCAAGGAGGACCTGGAGCAGATCGCTATGCTCGGAATCATCCAGGCCGCCCGTCGCTATTCACAAGAGCGCGGCTCTTTTCGACCCTATGCACGTACCTATGCCAACGGCGAGGTGTATCACTATCTCAGGGATAAGGGTTTCCTGATCAAGGTGCCGGCCAGCTGGAGGGAGCTGTATGCGCGGGGGCAGAAGTTGATGAGGATGGGGACTATTGCAGGGGAGGTGCCTGAGAGACTGGAGGTCAGCCGGGAGCGGTGGGGAGAGATCGTGGTGGCTTGTAGTCAGCGTGTGGTTGCGTTTGAAGTGGGGGAGGAGTGA
- a CDS encoding hemolysin family protein, which translates to MRLLLLLVLLALPAFFAAVEVALLRLRPSRVQVLSEEGVAGAPSVQRLQGRLRRALLMSQLGVTLSLVALGWVARSIAQSWWSPAAAAGRWWDLLWFLGLVAVSTLLAGLLPRAWVLNRPERAALQLAPILEAVMRVLRPLLTLLETCASVLLRLVGLTPRWDALVPALTAGELETLIESGGVTGLRPDERNILEGVFALRDTQVREVMVPRSGMVTLPVSVRFAELMDAVHRTRHARFPVIGQSLDDVRGVLDLRRLAEPIARGVLQEDSPLEPYLLPAQRVLETSTLAELLALIRSGHPLLLVVDEHGGTEGLVTAADLTGEIVGDELEPEPAVPDLQAVPDQSGVWLVAGDLEIFELNRQLGLELPEATDHHTLAGFLLERLQHIPAPGEALRHQGVQFEILEMEGPRIVRVRMVLPEERAPSLAEPVQDHR; encoded by the coding sequence ATGCGCCTGCTGCTGCTGCTCGTCTTGCTGGCTTTGCCGGCCTTCTTCGCAGCGGTTGAGGTCGCGCTGTTGCGCTTGCGCCCCAGTCGCGTGCAGGTGCTGAGCGAGGAGGGGGTGGCGGGGGCTCCTTCGGTGCAACGTCTGCAGGGCCGTCTGCGCCGGGCGCTGTTGATGTCGCAGCTCGGTGTCACCCTGTCGCTGGTGGCCCTCGGCTGGGTGGCGCGCAGCATCGCCCAGAGCTGGTGGTCGCCGGCTGCGGCGGCCGGCCGCTGGTGGGATCTGCTCTGGTTCCTGGGGCTGGTTGCAGTGTCAACGCTCCTGGCCGGGTTGTTGCCCCGCGCCTGGGTGCTCAACCGTCCGGAACGGGCGGCGCTGCAGCTCGCCCCGATCCTGGAGGCGGTGATGCGTGTGTTGCGCCCTCTGCTCACCCTGCTCGAGACCTGCGCTTCGGTGTTGCTCCGACTCGTGGGACTGACGCCCCGCTGGGATGCCCTGGTGCCTGCTCTCACCGCCGGAGAGCTGGAAACATTGATCGAGAGCGGTGGCGTCACCGGGTTGCGACCGGATGAGCGCAACATCCTTGAAGGGGTGTTCGCCCTGCGCGACACCCAGGTGCGTGAGGTGATGGTGCCCCGCTCCGGCATGGTCACCCTGCCGGTGAGTGTGCGTTTCGCTGAGTTGATGGATGCGGTGCATCGCACCCGCCATGCCCGCTTTCCGGTGATCGGCCAGTCGCTGGATGATGTGCGCGGGGTGCTCGACCTGCGCCGTCTGGCGGAACCGATCGCTCGCGGGGTGTTGCAGGAGGATTCCCCGCTCGAGCCCTATCTGCTGCCGGCACAACGGGTGCTGGAAACAAGCACCCTGGCGGAACTGCTGGCCCTGATCCGTAGCGGCCATCCCCTGCTCCTGGTGGTGGATGAGCATGGCGGCACAGAGGGATTGGTGACCGCCGCCGACCTCACCGGGGAGATCGTCGGTGATGAGCTGGAGCCTGAGCCCGCCGTACCCGACCTGCAGGCCGTGCCCGATCAATCCGGCGTCTGGCTCGTGGCAGGGGACCTGGAGATCTTTGAACTCAACCGCCAGCTGGGCCTGGAGCTGCCGGAAGCCACCGATCACCACACCCTGGCCGGATTCCTGCTCGAACGCCTCCAGCACATTCCGGCGCCTGGCGAGGCGCTGCGTCATCAGGGGGTGCAGTTCGAAATTCTGGAGATGGAAGGGCCGCGGATTGTGCGGGTGCGCATGGTCCTGCCTGAGGAGCGGGCGCCTTCCTTAGCGGAACCGGTCCAGGATCACCGATAA
- a CDS encoding IS3 family transposase → MGSLLFGGRGRLTSAAHRKKAIELISEAHAAGAGLVRACSEIGISLRTLKRWRKALTGDDGGHDRRKGSPRLVSHRLSEEERQRILLTCNQPQYAALPPGQIVPALADQGLYIGSESSFYRVLHAHGQVHRRGRARPPQEPRPIPRLRASGANQVWSWDITYLPTTVRGIWLYLYLVIDVWSRKVVAWDVAEREDPAIAADLVSRACLRERISKGRKQPLVLHADNGNAMRAATLESRLEELGVLRSFSRPRVSNDNPYSESLFRTVKYRPDYPRKPFASKEQACQWVAAFVDWYNHQHRHSGIKFVTPQQRHNGRAVEISRHRAVVYERARQLNPRRWSRSTRCWRQPEVVWINQPPDELNEPGQLPLMQAA, encoded by the coding sequence GGAGGACGCGGAAGGCTGACCAGCGCCGCTCACAGGAAGAAGGCCATCGAGCTGATCAGCGAGGCACATGCCGCTGGCGCGGGTTTGGTGCGTGCCTGCAGCGAGATCGGGATCTCTCTGCGCACCCTCAAGCGTTGGCGCAAGGCCTTGACGGGTGATGACGGTGGTCACGATCGTCGTAAAGGCAGCCCACGCCTGGTCTCCCACAGACTGAGTGAAGAGGAGCGCCAGCGCATCCTGCTCACCTGCAACCAGCCCCAGTACGCCGCATTGCCACCAGGTCAGATCGTGCCAGCACTGGCAGATCAGGGGCTGTACATCGGCTCGGAGAGCAGCTTTTACCGGGTGCTCCACGCCCACGGACAGGTGCACAGGCGCGGTCGTGCACGGCCACCACAGGAACCGCGCCCCATTCCACGGCTCAGGGCCTCAGGCGCAAACCAGGTGTGGAGTTGGGACATCACCTACCTGCCCACCACCGTGCGCGGGATCTGGCTTTACCTCTACCTGGTAATCGACGTCTGGAGCCGCAAGGTTGTGGCCTGGGATGTCGCCGAACGGGAAGATCCAGCGATTGCAGCGGATCTGGTGAGTAGGGCTTGCCTGAGAGAACGGATCAGCAAAGGCAGGAAACAACCTCTGGTTCTCCATGCCGACAACGGCAACGCCATGCGTGCAGCCACGCTGGAAAGCCGGTTGGAGGAACTGGGCGTACTCAGGTCGTTCTCACGGCCACGGGTGTCCAACGACAACCCGTACTCAGAATCCCTGTTCAGGACAGTGAAGTACCGGCCTGATTACCCCCGCAAGCCATTTGCCTCCAAAGAGCAGGCTTGTCAGTGGGTGGCCGCGTTCGTCGATTGGTACAACCACCAACACCGCCACAGCGGGATCAAATTCGTGACGCCCCAGCAACGTCACAATGGCCGGGCTGTGGAGATCAGCCGCCATCGCGCTGTCGTCTACGAGCGAGCCCGACAGCTCAATCCAAGGCGTTGGTCACGATCAACCAGGTGTTGGCGTCAACCGGAGGTGGTCTGGATCAATCAGCCGCCAGATGAACTCAATGAACCAGGGCAGCTACCGTTGATGCAGGCGGCCTGA